One genomic region from Salvia hispanica cultivar TCC Black 2014 chromosome 2, UniMelb_Shisp_WGS_1.0, whole genome shotgun sequence encodes:
- the LOC125206490 gene encoding oligouridylate-binding protein 1B-like: MLNQRFKQQQHQALMQQALLQQQSLYHPGLLAAPQIEPIPSGNLPPGFDPTTCRSVYVGNIHIQVTEPLLQEVFASTGPVESCKLVRKEKSSYGFIHYFDRRCASLAIMTLNGRHLFGQPIKVNWAYASGQREDTSSHYNIFVGDLSSEVTDAMLYACFSVYSSCSDARVMWDQKTGRSRGFGFVSFRNQQEAQSAINDLTGKWLGSRQIRCNWATKGAGTTDEKQNSDAKSVVELTNGSSEEVKEAASTDAPENNPQYTTVYVGNLAPEVSQVDLHRHFHALGVGSIEEVRVQRDKGFGFVRYSTHAEASVAIQLGNAQSYLCGKQIKCSWGNKPTPPGTSSNPLLPPVPAPLHGLSAADLLAYERQMAMSKMGGVPALMPHQGQHALKPAAMGMGAGASQAIYDGGYQNIAAAQQLMYYQ; encoded by the exons ATGCTGAATCAGAGATTTAAGCAACAGCAGCATCAGGCGTTGATGCAGCAAGCGCTTCTTCAGCAGCAGTCGCTCTACCATCCAGGCCTCTTAGCTGCTCCGCag ATTGAGCCAATTCCTAGTGGAAATCTGCCTCCCGGGTTTGATCCAACCACATGCCGCAGTGT GTATGTTGGGAACATTCATATACAGGTGACAGAACCACTTCTTCAAGAAGTTTTTGCAAGTACTGGTCCGGTTGAGAGCTGCAAGCTcgttagaaaagaaaag TCATCCTATGGGTTCATTCATTACTTTGATCGCAGATGTGCTTCACTTGCAATAATGACTCTTAATGGAAGGCACTT GTTTGGGCAGCCTATCAAAGTTAACTGGGCATATGCTAGTGGTCAGAGGGAAGACACATCAA GCCACTACAACATTTTTGTTGGTGATCTCAGCTCTGAGGTTACTGATGCCATGTTGTATGCATGCTTTTCTGTTTATTCTAGTTGTTC TGATGCAAGGGTTATGTGGGACCAAAAGACTGGCCGTTCTAGGGGGTTTGGATTTGTCTCCTTCCGCAACCAGCAG gaAGCTCAAAGCGCGATAAATGATTTAACTG GAAAATGGCTCGGTAGCAGGCAGATACGCTGTAACTGGGCCACAAAGGGTGCTGGTACCACTGATGAAAAGCAGAATTCGGATGCTAAAAGTGTTGTGGAACTAACAAACGGCTCTTCTG AGGAGGTTAAGGAGGCAGCAAGCACTGATGCCCCCGAGAATAACCCTCAATACACCACTGTGTATGTCGGTAATCTTGCTCCAGAA GTAAGCCAGGTTGACCTCCACCGCCACTTCCATGCACTTGGTGTGGGATCAATTGAAGAAGTTAGGGTGCAACGTGATAAAGGATTTGGCTTTGTGAGGTACAGCACCCATGCAGAGGCTTCTGTCGCCATTCAATTGGGAAATGCTCAGTCATATCTTTGTGGCAAACAAATTAAG tGTTCATGGGGTAACAAACCAACACCGCCTGGAACTAGCTCAAACCCACTCCTTCCACCTGTACCTGCACCGCTGCACGGCTTATCTGCTGCAGACCTGTTAGCATATGAGCGGCAAATGGCCATGAGCAAGATGGGTGGTGTCCCTGCCCTCATGCCTCATCAGGGTCAGCACGCTCTAAAGCCAGCAGCGATGGGAATGGGTGCAGGCGCTAGTCAGGCCATCTACGATGGTGGCTATCAGAACATAGCTGCCGCCCAGCAGCTTATGTACTACCAGTGA
- the LOC125207737 gene encoding jasmonate ZIM domain-containing protein 1-like, giving the protein MFSSSRRSNFMQTCNLLSRFIKEKGCLRDLNIEIAGKVESLQHIAKPLITPSLIEQQPLVAPISSIDATTSCCKQPSQLTIFYSGRVLVFDDYPSNKVEELVAFAKKESPQISCGILSTVDTSGLVSSSRDGPPPRPHQAGTSHRHKAVGISSKASKEKMNCPDETSGSDLPIARRSSLHRFLEKRKDRSAVRGPYHQVQEEPSSSSKGKGDGQFDLKL; this is encoded by the exons atgTTTAGTTCAAGCAGGAGATCCAATTTTATGCAGACGTGTAATCTCTTAAGTCGTTTTATTAAGGAAAAAGGATGCCTCAGAGATTTGAATATAGAAATCGCTGGAAAAGTGGAGAGCCTTCAACACATAG CGAAGCCTCTCATAACTCCATCTTTAATAGAACAACAGCCTCTAGTGGCTCCGATTTCGTCCATTGATGCAACTACcag CTGCTGCAAACAGCCATCCCAGTTGACAATATTCTACTCAGGTAGAGTGTTGGTGTTTGATGATTATCCATCCAACAAGGTTGAAGAGCTCGTGGCATTTGCCAAGAAAGAGAGCCCCCAAATATCCTGCGGCATTCTGTCGACCGTCGACACTAGTGGGCTCGTCTCTAGTTCACGAGACGGCCCGCCTCCACGGCCTCATCAGGCCGGTACTAGCCACCGCCACAAGGCCGTTGGCATTTCCTCAAAAGCCTCTAAGGAGAAAATGAACTGCCCTGATGAGACTAGTGGTTCAG ATCTCCCAATTGCAAGAAGATCATCACTTCATCGATTTCTTGAGAAGAGGAAAGATAG GTCCGCGGTTAGGGGGCCTTATCATCAAGTTCAAGAAGAGCCAAGCTCTTCTTCAAAGGGAAAGGGGGATGGACAGTTTGACCTCAAATTGTAA